A region from the Aquila chrysaetos chrysaetos chromosome 15, bAquChr1.4, whole genome shotgun sequence genome encodes:
- the LOC115351053 gene encoding keratin, type II cytoskeletal 2 epidermal-like isoform X4 translates to MSQHFYRFGDGNFTSFSAHCGRLGGGRSSSTVSYCEDNRGEERYSGYGYGYGYGSRSLHNLGGFRDVSTGGGYGGEGGGYGRCLGFGGRRHLDRGFGRRGYFVGAFQGGEAGLGSMCGRSSGREVLGGGFGRSAFGEQGAGQGFGQAGVGRGIEEVHVNTNLLRPIQVQVDPEFQRVRSDEKEQIKALNNKFASFINKVQCLERQNQALLAKWELLQQQSARPEESRNITSFFQSYISNLQRQLEMLQSQKEQLDPEAYNMLQLVEDYKKRFEDEINKRASKEEEFVELKKELDSAYMGKMEIDVRVEILKQDLEFLRCLHEAELSQLQTVVGNTNVILSMDNHRELNMDGIIEEVRQEYETIAQRSKAEVDAMYQGRYQDLQNMWVNQREQLRNSYQEIQELIRQIQRLQQEIEIARRKNNSLQETIKDAEQRGSSAITDGQQKLQDLENALQQAKDDLTRLLHDYQELLNVKLALDIEIAMYRSLLEEEETRIQEGSPATICVIDHGASARGIFGVRSGNLKSEKVVREGGHSSGGWGSSSGSGGCSPHSGGMSSGGGSSSGRRGSISGGGGGGGGSSGHGGLSSGSGGSICGGGGGGSSGSGGSMSGGGQSSGGWGSSSGSGRCSPHSGGMSSGGGSSSGRRGSISGGGGGGGGSSGHGGLSSGSGGSICGGGGGGSSGSGGSMSGGGHSSGGWGSSSGSGGSISGGGGGGSSGSGGSMSGGGHSSGGWGSSSGSGRCSPHSGGMSSGGGSSSGGGSSSGRRGSISGGGGGGGGSSGHGGLSSGSGGSI, encoded by the exons ATGAGCCAACATTTCTACCGATTTGGGGATGGgaatttcacttctttttctgctcaCTGTGGCAGACTGGGTGGTGGGAGAAGTTCATCTACCGTAAGCTATTGTGAAGACAAtagaggagaagaaaggtaCAGTGGTTATGGGTATGGGTATGGTTATGGCAGCAGGAGTCTCCACAACCTTGGTGGGTTTAGGGATGTTTCTACTGGTGGAGGCtatggaggagaaggaggaggataTGGGAGGTGCCTGGGATTTGGTGGTAGGAGACATCTTGATAGGGGCTTTGGTAGAAGAGGATATTTTGTGGGAGCTTTTCAAGGTGGTGAAGCAGGGCTTGGTAGCATGTGTGGCAGAAGTTCAGGCAGGGAGGTGCTTGGAGGAGGCTTTGGTAGAAGTGCCTTTGGTGAACAAGGGGCTGGACAGGGTTTTGGGCAGGCTGGTGTTGGCAGAGGCATCGAGGAAGTCCATGTCAACACCAACCTGCTGAGGCCAATACAAGTGCAAGTTGACCCCGAGTTCCAGAGAGTGCGGTCAGATGAGAAAGAGCAGATTAAGGCTCTCAACAACAAATTTGCATCATTCATCAATAAG GTTCAATGTCTTGAGCGGCAGAACCAGGCTCTGCTGGCCAAATGGgaacttctgcagcagcaaagtgcCCGACCGGAGGAGAGCAGAAATATCACCTCTTTCTTCCAATCTTACATCAGCAACCTGCAAAGGCAGCTAGAAATGCTCCAGAGCCAGAAGGAGCAGCTGGATCCAGAAGCTTATAATATGCTTCAGCTTGTTGAAGATTATAAAAAGAG ATTCGAGGACGAGATCAACAAGCGTGCATCTAAAGAAGAGGAGTTTGTGGAGCTTAAAAAG GAACTGGATAGTGCCTACATGGGAAAAATGGAGATTGATGTTCGGGTGGAAATATTGAAGCAGGATCTTGAGTTCCTCAGATGCTTACATGAAGCT gagctgtcccagctgcaaaCAGTAGTTGGCAACACCAATGTCATTCTGTCCATGGACAACCATAGAGAACTGAACATGGATGGCATCATTGAAGAAGTCAGGCAGGAGTATGAGACAATTGCTCAGAGAAGCAAAGCTGAAGTAGATGCCATGTATCAGGGCAGG TACCAGGACCTTCAGAACATGTGGGTAAATCAACGTGAGCAACTGAGGAACAGTTATCAGGAAATCCAGGAACTTATCAGGCAGATCCAAAGACTACAACAAGAAATTGAAATTGCAAGGAGAAAG AATAACAGCCTCCAAGAAACCATTAAAGATGCTGAGCAGCGTGGGAGCTCTGCCATCACAGATGGCCAGCAAAAGCTTCAGGATTTGGAAAATGCCCTGCAGCAGGCCAAAGATGATCTCACTCGCCTTCTTCATGATTATCAGGAGCTCCTGAACGTGAAATTGGCCCTGGATATTGAAATTGCCATGTATAGATCACTtcttgaggaggaggagaccaG GATACAGGAAGGCTCACCAGCCACAATCT GTGTCATTGACCACGGTGCCAGTGCTAGAGGAATATTTGGAGTACGATCTGGAAACTTGAAAAGCGAGAAGGTGGTGCGAGAAGGTGGACATAGCTCTGGAGGATGGGgatccagctctggcagtggcgGATGCAGCCCCCACAGTGGAGGGATGAGCTCTGGtgggggcagcagctctggccggAGAGGGTCCATCtcgggaggtggaggaggaggaggaggaagctcaggtCATGGAGGATTGAGCTCTGGCAGTGGCGGGTCCatctgtggaggaggaggaggaggaagctcaggcAGTGGAGGCTCCATGTCTGGAGGTGGCCAAAGCTCTGGAGGATGGGgatccagctctggcagtggcagATGCAGCCCCCACAGTGGAGGGATGAGCTCTGGtgggggcagcagctctggccggAGAGGGTCCATCtcgggaggtggaggaggaggaggaggaagctcaggtCATGGAGGATTGAGCTCTGGCAGTGGCGGGTCCatctgtggaggaggaggaggaggaagctcaggcAGTGGAGGCTCCATGTCTGGAGGtggccacagctctggaggatggggatccagctctggcagtggtGGGTCCATttctggtggaggaggaggaggaagctcaggcAGTGGAGGCTCCATGTCTGGAGGtggccacagctctggaggatggggatccagctctggcagtggcagATGCAGCCCCCACAGTGGAGGGATGAGCTCTGGtgggggcagc AGCTCTGGtgggggcagcagctctggccggAGAGGGTCCATCTCgggaggtggaggtggaggaggaggaagctcaggtCATGGAGGATTGAGCTCTGGCAGTGGCGGGTCCatct ga
- the LOC115351053 gene encoding keratin, type II cytoskeletal 1-like isoform X9, with protein sequence MSQHFYRFGDGNFTSFSAHCGRLGGGRSSSTVSYCEDNRGEERYSGYGYGYGYGSRSLHNLGGFRDVSTGGGYGGEGGGYGRCLGFGGRRHLDRGFGRRGYFVGAFQGGEAGLGSMCGRSSGREVLGGGFGRSAFGEQGAGQGFGQAGVGRGIEEVHVNTNLLRPIQVQVDPEFQRVRSDEKEQIKALNNKFASFINKVQCLERQNQALLAKWELLQQQSARPEESRNITSFFQSYISNLQRQLEMLQSQKEQLDPEAYNMLQLVEDYKKRFEDEINKRASKEEEFVELKKELDSAYMGKMEIDVRVEILKQDLEFLRCLHEAELSQLQTVVGNTNVILSMDNHRELNMDGIIEEVRQEYETIAQRSKAEVDAMYQGRYQDLQNMWVNQREQLRNSYQEIQELIRQIQRLQQEIEIARRKNNSLQETIKDAEQRGSSAITDGQQKLQDLENALQQAKDDLTRLLHDYQELLNVKLALDIEIAMYRSLLEEEETRIQEGSPATICVIDHGASARGIFGVRSGNLKSEKVVREGGHSSGGWGSSSGSGGCSPHSGGMSSGGGSSSGRRGSISGGGGGGGGSSGHGGLSSGSGGSICGGGGGGSSGSGGSMSGGGQSSGGWGSSSGSGRCSPHSGGMSSGGGSSSGRRGSISGGGGGGGGSSGHGGLSSGSGGSICGGGGGGSSGSGGSMSGGGHSSGGWGSSSGSGGSISGGGGGGSSGSGGSMSGGGHSSGGWGSSSGSGRCSPHSGGMSSGGGSSSGRRGSISGGGGGGGGSSGHGGLSSGSGGSI encoded by the exons ATGAGCCAACATTTCTACCGATTTGGGGATGGgaatttcacttctttttctgctcaCTGTGGCAGACTGGGTGGTGGGAGAAGTTCATCTACCGTAAGCTATTGTGAAGACAAtagaggagaagaaaggtaCAGTGGTTATGGGTATGGGTATGGTTATGGCAGCAGGAGTCTCCACAACCTTGGTGGGTTTAGGGATGTTTCTACTGGTGGAGGCtatggaggagaaggaggaggataTGGGAGGTGCCTGGGATTTGGTGGTAGGAGACATCTTGATAGGGGCTTTGGTAGAAGAGGATATTTTGTGGGAGCTTTTCAAGGTGGTGAAGCAGGGCTTGGTAGCATGTGTGGCAGAAGTTCAGGCAGGGAGGTGCTTGGAGGAGGCTTTGGTAGAAGTGCCTTTGGTGAACAAGGGGCTGGACAGGGTTTTGGGCAGGCTGGTGTTGGCAGAGGCATCGAGGAAGTCCATGTCAACACCAACCTGCTGAGGCCAATACAAGTGCAAGTTGACCCCGAGTTCCAGAGAGTGCGGTCAGATGAGAAAGAGCAGATTAAGGCTCTCAACAACAAATTTGCATCATTCATCAATAAG GTTCAATGTCTTGAGCGGCAGAACCAGGCTCTGCTGGCCAAATGGgaacttctgcagcagcaaagtgcCCGACCGGAGGAGAGCAGAAATATCACCTCTTTCTTCCAATCTTACATCAGCAACCTGCAAAGGCAGCTAGAAATGCTCCAGAGCCAGAAGGAGCAGCTGGATCCAGAAGCTTATAATATGCTTCAGCTTGTTGAAGATTATAAAAAGAG ATTCGAGGACGAGATCAACAAGCGTGCATCTAAAGAAGAGGAGTTTGTGGAGCTTAAAAAG GAACTGGATAGTGCCTACATGGGAAAAATGGAGATTGATGTTCGGGTGGAAATATTGAAGCAGGATCTTGAGTTCCTCAGATGCTTACATGAAGCT gagctgtcccagctgcaaaCAGTAGTTGGCAACACCAATGTCATTCTGTCCATGGACAACCATAGAGAACTGAACATGGATGGCATCATTGAAGAAGTCAGGCAGGAGTATGAGACAATTGCTCAGAGAAGCAAAGCTGAAGTAGATGCCATGTATCAGGGCAGG TACCAGGACCTTCAGAACATGTGGGTAAATCAACGTGAGCAACTGAGGAACAGTTATCAGGAAATCCAGGAACTTATCAGGCAGATCCAAAGACTACAACAAGAAATTGAAATTGCAAGGAGAAAG AATAACAGCCTCCAAGAAACCATTAAAGATGCTGAGCAGCGTGGGAGCTCTGCCATCACAGATGGCCAGCAAAAGCTTCAGGATTTGGAAAATGCCCTGCAGCAGGCCAAAGATGATCTCACTCGCCTTCTTCATGATTATCAGGAGCTCCTGAACGTGAAATTGGCCCTGGATATTGAAATTGCCATGTATAGATCACTtcttgaggaggaggagaccaG GATACAGGAAGGCTCACCAGCCACAATCT GTGTCATTGACCACGGTGCCAGTGCTAGAGGAATATTTGGAGTACGATCTGGAAACTTGAAAAGCGAGAAGGTGGTGCGAGAAGGTGGACATAGCTCTGGAGGATGGGgatccagctctggcagtggcgGATGCAGCCCCCACAGTGGAGGGATGAGCTCTGGtgggggcagcagctctggccggAGAGGGTCCATCtcgggaggtggaggaggaggaggaggaagctcaggtCATGGAGGATTGAGCTCTGGCAGTGGCGGGTCCatctgtggaggaggaggaggaggaagctcaggcAGTGGAGGCTCCATGTCTGGAGGTGGCCAAAGCTCTGGAGGATGGGgatccagctctggcagtggcagATGCAGCCCCCACAGTGGAGGGATGAGCTCTGGtgggggcagcagctctggccggAGAGGGTCCATCtcgggaggtggaggaggaggaggaggaagctcaggtCATGGAGGATTGAGCTCTGGCAGTGGCGGGTCCatctgtggaggaggaggaggaggaagctcaggcAGTGGAGGCTCCATGTCTGGAGGtggccacagctctggaggatggggatccagctctggcagtggtGGGTCCATttctggtggaggaggaggaggaagctcaggcAGTGGAGGCTCCATGTCTGGAGGtggccacagctctggaggatggggatccagctctggcagtggcagATGCAGCCCCCACAGTGGAGGGATGAGCTCTGGtgggggcagcagctctggccggAGAGGGTCCATCtcgggaggtggaggaggaggaggaggaagctcaggtCATGGAGGATTGAGCTCTGGCAGTGGCGGGTCCatct ga
- the LOC115351053 gene encoding keratin, type II cytoskeletal 1-like isoform X12, with protein MSQHFYRFGDGNFTSFSAHCGRLGGGRSSSTVSYCEDNRGEERYSGYGYGYGYGSRSLHNLGGFRDVSTGGGYGGEGGGYGRCLGFGGRRHLDRGFGRRGYFVGAFQGGEAGLGSMCGRSSGREVLGGGFGRSAFGEQGAGQGFGQAGVGRGIEEVHVNTNLLRPIQVQVDPEFQRVRSDEKEQIKALNNKFASFINKVQCLERQNQALLAKWELLQQQSARPEESRNITSFFQSYISNLQRQLEMLQSQKEQLDPEAYNMLQLVEDYKKRFEDEINKRASKEEEFVELKKELDSAYMGKMEIDVRVEILKQDLEFLRCLHEAELSQLQTVVGNTNVILSMDNHRELNMDGIIEEVRQEYETIAQRSKAEVDAMYQGRYQDLQNMWVNQREQLRNSYQEIQELIRQIQRLQQEIEIARRKNNSLQETIKDAEQRGSSAITDGQQKLQDLENALQQAKDDLTRLLHDYQELLNVKLALDIEIAMYRSLLEEEETRIQEGSPATICVIDHGASARGIFGVRSGNLKSEKVVREGGHSSGGWGSSSGSGGCSPHSGGMSSGGGSSSGRRGSISGGGGGGGGSSGHGGLSSGSGGSI; from the exons ATGAGCCAACATTTCTACCGATTTGGGGATGGgaatttcacttctttttctgctcaCTGTGGCAGACTGGGTGGTGGGAGAAGTTCATCTACCGTAAGCTATTGTGAAGACAAtagaggagaagaaaggtaCAGTGGTTATGGGTATGGGTATGGTTATGGCAGCAGGAGTCTCCACAACCTTGGTGGGTTTAGGGATGTTTCTACTGGTGGAGGCtatggaggagaaggaggaggataTGGGAGGTGCCTGGGATTTGGTGGTAGGAGACATCTTGATAGGGGCTTTGGTAGAAGAGGATATTTTGTGGGAGCTTTTCAAGGTGGTGAAGCAGGGCTTGGTAGCATGTGTGGCAGAAGTTCAGGCAGGGAGGTGCTTGGAGGAGGCTTTGGTAGAAGTGCCTTTGGTGAACAAGGGGCTGGACAGGGTTTTGGGCAGGCTGGTGTTGGCAGAGGCATCGAGGAAGTCCATGTCAACACCAACCTGCTGAGGCCAATACAAGTGCAAGTTGACCCCGAGTTCCAGAGAGTGCGGTCAGATGAGAAAGAGCAGATTAAGGCTCTCAACAACAAATTTGCATCATTCATCAATAAG GTTCAATGTCTTGAGCGGCAGAACCAGGCTCTGCTGGCCAAATGGgaacttctgcagcagcaaagtgcCCGACCGGAGGAGAGCAGAAATATCACCTCTTTCTTCCAATCTTACATCAGCAACCTGCAAAGGCAGCTAGAAATGCTCCAGAGCCAGAAGGAGCAGCTGGATCCAGAAGCTTATAATATGCTTCAGCTTGTTGAAGATTATAAAAAGAG ATTCGAGGACGAGATCAACAAGCGTGCATCTAAAGAAGAGGAGTTTGTGGAGCTTAAAAAG GAACTGGATAGTGCCTACATGGGAAAAATGGAGATTGATGTTCGGGTGGAAATATTGAAGCAGGATCTTGAGTTCCTCAGATGCTTACATGAAGCT gagctgtcccagctgcaaaCAGTAGTTGGCAACACCAATGTCATTCTGTCCATGGACAACCATAGAGAACTGAACATGGATGGCATCATTGAAGAAGTCAGGCAGGAGTATGAGACAATTGCTCAGAGAAGCAAAGCTGAAGTAGATGCCATGTATCAGGGCAGG TACCAGGACCTTCAGAACATGTGGGTAAATCAACGTGAGCAACTGAGGAACAGTTATCAGGAAATCCAGGAACTTATCAGGCAGATCCAAAGACTACAACAAGAAATTGAAATTGCAAGGAGAAAG AATAACAGCCTCCAAGAAACCATTAAAGATGCTGAGCAGCGTGGGAGCTCTGCCATCACAGATGGCCAGCAAAAGCTTCAGGATTTGGAAAATGCCCTGCAGCAGGCCAAAGATGATCTCACTCGCCTTCTTCATGATTATCAGGAGCTCCTGAACGTGAAATTGGCCCTGGATATTGAAATTGCCATGTATAGATCACTtcttgaggaggaggagaccaG GATACAGGAAGGCTCACCAGCCACAATCT GTGTCATTGACCACGGTGCCAGTGCTAGAGGAATATTTGGAGTACGATCTGGAAACTTGAAAAGCGAGAAGGTGGTGCGAGAAGGTGGACATAGCTCTGGAGGATGGGgatccagctctggcagtggcgGATGCAGCCCCCACAGTGGAGGGATGAGCTCTGGtgggggcagcagctctggccggAGAGGGTCCATCtcgggaggtggaggaggaggaggaggaagctcaggtCATGGAGGATTGAGCTCTGGCAGTGGCGGGTCCatct ga
- the LOC115351053 gene encoding keratin, type II cytoskeletal 2 epidermal-like isoform X1 — MSQHFYRFGDGNFTSFSAHCGRLGGGRSSSTVSYCEDNRGEERYSGYGYGYGYGSRSLHNLGGFRDVSTGGGYGGEGGGYGRCLGFGGRRHLDRGFGRRGYFVGAFQGGEAGLGSMCGRSSGREVLGGGFGRSAFGEQGAGQGFGQAGVGRGIEEVHVNTNLLRPIQVQVDPEFQRVRSDEKEQIKALNNKFASFINKVQCLERQNQALLAKWELLQQQSARPEESRNITSFFQSYISNLQRQLEMLQSQKEQLDPEAYNMLQLVEDYKKRFEDEINKRASKEEEFVELKKELDSAYMGKMEIDVRVEILKQDLEFLRCLHEAELSQLQTVVGNTNVILSMDNHRELNMDGIIEEVRQEYETIAQRSKAEVDAMYQGRYQDLQNMWVNQREQLRNSYQEIQELIRQIQRLQQEIEIARRKNNSLQETIKDAEQRGSSAITDGQQKLQDLENALQQAKDDLTRLLHDYQELLNVKLALDIEIAMYRSLLEEEETRIQEGSPATICVIDHGASARGIFGVRSGNLKSEKVVREGGHSSGGWGSSSGSGGCSPHSGGMSSGGGSSSGRRGSISGGGGGGGGSSGHGGLSSGSGGSICGGGGGGSSGSGGSMSGGGQSSGGWGSSSGSGRCSPHSGGMSSGGGSSSGRRGSISGGGGGGGGSSGHGGLSSGSGGSICGGGGGGSSGSGGSMSGGGHSSGGWGSSSGSGGSISGGGGGGSSGSGGSMSGGGHSSGGWGSSSGSGRCSPHSGGMSSGGGSSSGRRGSISGGGGGGGGSSGHGGLSSGSGGSICGGGSSGHGGLSSGSGGSICGGGGGGGSGSGGSMSGGGHSSGGWGSSSGSGRCSPHSGGMSSGGGSSSGRRGSISGGGGGGGGGSSGHGGLSSGSGGSISGGGSSGHGGLSSGSGGSI; from the exons ATGAGCCAACATTTCTACCGATTTGGGGATGGgaatttcacttctttttctgctcaCTGTGGCAGACTGGGTGGTGGGAGAAGTTCATCTACCGTAAGCTATTGTGAAGACAAtagaggagaagaaaggtaCAGTGGTTATGGGTATGGGTATGGTTATGGCAGCAGGAGTCTCCACAACCTTGGTGGGTTTAGGGATGTTTCTACTGGTGGAGGCtatggaggagaaggaggaggataTGGGAGGTGCCTGGGATTTGGTGGTAGGAGACATCTTGATAGGGGCTTTGGTAGAAGAGGATATTTTGTGGGAGCTTTTCAAGGTGGTGAAGCAGGGCTTGGTAGCATGTGTGGCAGAAGTTCAGGCAGGGAGGTGCTTGGAGGAGGCTTTGGTAGAAGTGCCTTTGGTGAACAAGGGGCTGGACAGGGTTTTGGGCAGGCTGGTGTTGGCAGAGGCATCGAGGAAGTCCATGTCAACACCAACCTGCTGAGGCCAATACAAGTGCAAGTTGACCCCGAGTTCCAGAGAGTGCGGTCAGATGAGAAAGAGCAGATTAAGGCTCTCAACAACAAATTTGCATCATTCATCAATAAG GTTCAATGTCTTGAGCGGCAGAACCAGGCTCTGCTGGCCAAATGGgaacttctgcagcagcaaagtgcCCGACCGGAGGAGAGCAGAAATATCACCTCTTTCTTCCAATCTTACATCAGCAACCTGCAAAGGCAGCTAGAAATGCTCCAGAGCCAGAAGGAGCAGCTGGATCCAGAAGCTTATAATATGCTTCAGCTTGTTGAAGATTATAAAAAGAG ATTCGAGGACGAGATCAACAAGCGTGCATCTAAAGAAGAGGAGTTTGTGGAGCTTAAAAAG GAACTGGATAGTGCCTACATGGGAAAAATGGAGATTGATGTTCGGGTGGAAATATTGAAGCAGGATCTTGAGTTCCTCAGATGCTTACATGAAGCT gagctgtcccagctgcaaaCAGTAGTTGGCAACACCAATGTCATTCTGTCCATGGACAACCATAGAGAACTGAACATGGATGGCATCATTGAAGAAGTCAGGCAGGAGTATGAGACAATTGCTCAGAGAAGCAAAGCTGAAGTAGATGCCATGTATCAGGGCAGG TACCAGGACCTTCAGAACATGTGGGTAAATCAACGTGAGCAACTGAGGAACAGTTATCAGGAAATCCAGGAACTTATCAGGCAGATCCAAAGACTACAACAAGAAATTGAAATTGCAAGGAGAAAG AATAACAGCCTCCAAGAAACCATTAAAGATGCTGAGCAGCGTGGGAGCTCTGCCATCACAGATGGCCAGCAAAAGCTTCAGGATTTGGAAAATGCCCTGCAGCAGGCCAAAGATGATCTCACTCGCCTTCTTCATGATTATCAGGAGCTCCTGAACGTGAAATTGGCCCTGGATATTGAAATTGCCATGTATAGATCACTtcttgaggaggaggagaccaG GATACAGGAAGGCTCACCAGCCACAATCT GTGTCATTGACCACGGTGCCAGTGCTAGAGGAATATTTGGAGTACGATCTGGAAACTTGAAAAGCGAGAAGGTGGTGCGAGAAGGTGGACATAGCTCTGGAGGATGGGgatccagctctggcagtggcgGATGCAGCCCCCACAGTGGAGGGATGAGCTCTGGtgggggcagcagctctggccggAGAGGGTCCATCtcgggaggtggaggaggaggaggaggaagctcaggtCATGGAGGATTGAGCTCTGGCAGTGGCGGGTCCatctgtggaggaggaggaggaggaagctcaggcAGTGGAGGCTCCATGTCTGGAGGTGGCCAAAGCTCTGGAGGATGGGgatccagctctggcagtggcagATGCAGCCCCCACAGTGGAGGGATGAGCTCTGGtgggggcagcagctctggccggAGAGGGTCCATCtcgggaggtggaggaggaggaggaggaagctcaggtCATGGAGGATTGAGCTCTGGCAGTGGCGGGTCCatctgtggaggaggaggaggaggaagctcaggcAGTGGAGGCTCCATGTCTGGAGGtggccacagctctggaggatggggatccagctctggcagtggtGGGTCCATttctggtggaggaggaggaggaagctcaggcAGTGGAGGCTCCATGTCTGGAGGtggccacagctctggaggatggggatccagctctggcagtggcagATGCAGCCCCCACAGTGGAGGGATGAGCTCTGGtgggggcagcagctctggccggAGAGGGTCCATCtcgggaggtggaggaggaggaggaggaagctcaggtCATGGAGGATTGAGCTCTGGCAGTGGCGGGTCCatctgtg gaggaggaagctcaggtCATGGAGGATTGAGCTCTGGCAGTGGCGGGTCCatctgtggaggaggaggaggaggaggctcaGGCAGTGGAGGCTCCATGTCTGGAGGtggccacagctctggaggatggggatccagctctggcagtggcagATGCAGCCCCCACAGTGGAGGGATGAGCTCTGGtgggggcagcagctctggccggAGAGGGTCCATCtcgggaggtggaggaggaggaggaggaggaagctcaggtCATGGAGGATTGAGCTCTGGCAGTGGCGGGTCCATttctg gaggaggaagctcaggtCATGGAGGATTGAGCTCTGGCAGTGGCGGGTCCatct ga